One Puniceicoccales bacterium DNA segment encodes these proteins:
- a CDS encoding type III secretion system chaperone: MDGSQLMADAIVAFGNEIGVELSVDSDNYCCLAINDDMQLHMKFNEYFNGIVFYSELGEVPEANQHNTLKYFVHANCNRVSCEEMTFSYDEESKNIGLASLLPSNFIQVDSLKKILEKFITKAEAMRAVMLEFMQGISPVNNTTTAADPSSSNSAMASAPDNQFMRI, translated from the coding sequence CGGATGCCATAGTTGCTTTTGGCAATGAAATCGGCGTCGAGTTGAGTGTTGACAGCGATAATTATTGTTGTCTGGCAATCAATGATGATATGCAGTTGCATATGAAATTTAATGAATATTTTAATGGAATTGTTTTCTATTCAGAACTGGGCGAAGTTCCCGAAGCGAACCAACATAATACATTAAAATATTTCGTCCATGCAAATTGTAATAGAGTTAGTTGTGAAGAAATGACATTTTCCTATGATGAAGAATCGAAAAACATAGGGTTGGCATCGCTGTTGCCATCGAATTTCATCCAGGTGGATAGTCTGAAAAAAATTCTCGAAAAATTTATCACTAAGGCCGAAGCAATGAGAGCTGTAATGCTTGAATTTATGCAAGGAATATCACCGGTTAACAATACAACCACGGCCGCTGATCCAAGCAGTTCAAATTCTGCCATGGCTTCGGCACCGGATAATC